In Candidatus Hadarchaeales archaeon, one DNA window encodes the following:
- the sixA gene encoding phosphohistidine phosphatase SixA: protein MRIYLVQHAEAKPEEEDPARPLSKKGEEEAVKVAKFLAKFVRVSKILHSGKLRALQTAKILAEELLPTEMREALGLTPLDDPLPWVEELKRTEEDLMLVGHMPHLGKLASLLLSGEEGRVKLGFKPGTVVCLEKEGEKWVLKWMLSPEIL, encoded by the coding sequence ATGAGGATATATTTGGTCCAGCATGCCGAGGCAAAACCCGAGGAGGAAGATCCTGCTAGGCCCCTTTCGAAGAAGGGGGAGGAAGAGGCAGTTAAGGTGGCCAAGTTCTTGGCGAAGTTCGTCAGGGTCTCCAAAATCCTTCACAGCGGTAAGTTGAGGGCCCTCCAAACGGCCAAAATCCTGGCGGAGGAGCTCCTCCCCACGGAGATGCGGGAGGCACTAGGCCTGACCCCCTTGGATGATCCCCTTCCTTGGGTGGAGGAATTGAAGAGAACGGAAGAGGATCTCATGCTCGTGGGACATATGCCCCATCTGGGTAAGCTGGCCTCCCTCCTCCTTTCGGGGGAAGAGGGAAGGGTGAAGCTGGGTTTCAAACCTGGAACGGTGGTTTGCCTGGAGAAAGAAGGGGAAAAGTGGGTGCTGAAATGGATGCTCTCTCCAGAAATCCTCTAA
- a CDS encoding ROK family protein codes for MRKLLAGVDLGATNLRVALSDGKKLLVERKEKTLLVDPFSPSRQILSLLRSMLFKGGSLEGVGLASVGPLDLKRGEVRNSPNLPFKRVPLVKPLEEELEVPVILLNDCSAAVVGEREFGAGRGVDDLVYVGIGTGIGGGAYVDGHLLWGKEGNAVEIGHLVVDSSGRLECGCGRRGHWEAYCSGTGLPKLVDWRLKRGEGKGSMLRKRWKDGLKAEDFFEAVRAGDSFALKVLEEVGRLNGIGFTSLVEAYDPSLITVGGTVALKNAKWLLPPVRRWMRREAYNRPPTVRLTPLGERAGLYGAVGIIRQEVRK; via the coding sequence TTGAGGAAGCTTTTGGCAGGAGTGGACTTGGGTGCCACCAACCTTAGGGTGGCCCTTTCGGACGGGAAAAAACTGCTCGTGGAGAGGAAGGAGAAAACCCTCCTCGTGGATCCCTTCTCCCCTTCCCGCCAGATCCTCTCCCTCCTTCGTTCGATGCTTTTCAAAGGGGGGAGTTTGGAGGGGGTGGGTTTGGCATCCGTGGGACCCTTGGACCTCAAGAGGGGAGAAGTGAGGAACTCACCCAACCTTCCCTTCAAGCGGGTCCCCCTCGTCAAACCCTTGGAGGAGGAGTTGGAGGTTCCCGTGATCCTGCTGAACGACTGTTCGGCCGCTGTCGTGGGGGAAAGGGAATTCGGCGCGGGCAGGGGTGTGGATGATCTCGTTTATGTGGGGATAGGGACGGGAATAGGGGGTGGGGCTTATGTGGATGGACACCTCCTCTGGGGAAAGGAGGGAAATGCGGTGGAGATAGGTCATCTCGTCGTGGATTCTTCCGGAAGACTGGAATGCGGATGTGGGAGGAGGGGACATTGGGAGGCTTATTGTTCGGGAACGGGCCTTCCAAAGCTAGTGGATTGGAGACTAAAAAGGGGGGAGGGGAAGGGAAGCATGCTAAGGAAACGATGGAAAGATGGTTTGAAGGCTGAGGACTTTTTCGAAGCGGTGAGGGCAGGTGATTCCTTTGCCCTCAAGGTGCTAGAAGAAGTGGGGAGGTTGAACGGAATAGGTTTCACCTCCTTGGTGGAGGCCTACGATCCTTCCCTCATCACCGTGGGAGGAACCGTGGCCTTGAAGAATGCGAAATGGCTTCTTCCCCCCGTGAGGAGGTGGATGAGGAGGGAGGCCTACAACCGTCCTCCAACCGTGAGACTCACCCCCCTCGGTGAAAGGGCTGGTTTATACGGGGCAGTGGGAATCATCCGGCAGGAAGTGAGGAAATGA
- a CDS encoding bifunctional phosphoglucose/phosphomannose isomerase has protein sequence MMEEIGKVDKGGMLAELLRFPERCGEALSLEVRTGKRRVGKVVLAGMGGSAIAGDLLRDWLVPPFPFEVCRDYHLPRWVGRDTLVLAVSYSGNTEETLSCLSEALERGAEVVGISSGGRLEEKCLEEGIPHVKVPGGMMPRVALPFLLFPSFSVLRKKGLVEVGREELEEAWERLGRLRRRLAPGVKGNPAEEAAERLKGTLPFIYAPGGIAGVALRLKTQLNENSKVPAKVELLPELCHNEIVGLRSSPPFVSFILLRSGEENRRMEVRMEFLKELLRGRKVVEFRGEGRGRLARLLTLVYFGDFLSFYLAVKRGVDPTPVPEIEELKKRLSSL, from the coding sequence ATGATGGAAGAAATAGGAAAGGTGGATAAGGGGGGGATGCTGGCCGAGCTCCTGCGCTTCCCGGAGAGGTGCGGGGAGGCCCTTTCGCTGGAAGTGAGGACGGGGAAAAGGAGGGTGGGAAAGGTGGTGCTCGCGGGTATGGGGGGTTCGGCCATCGCGGGGGATCTCCTGAGGGATTGGTTGGTTCCTCCCTTTCCCTTCGAGGTCTGTAGGGACTACCATCTCCCACGATGGGTGGGGAGGGATACCCTCGTCCTGGCCGTGAGCTATTCCGGTAACACGGAGGAGACCCTAAGTTGTCTTTCCGAAGCTCTCGAGAGGGGGGCGGAGGTGGTGGGGATTTCCTCTGGGGGAAGGTTGGAGGAGAAGTGTTTGGAGGAGGGAATCCCCCATGTGAAGGTACCGGGGGGAATGATGCCCAGGGTGGCCCTCCCCTTCCTCCTCTTCCCTTCCTTCAGCGTGTTGAGGAAAAAGGGTCTGGTGGAGGTGGGGAGGGAGGAACTGGAGGAGGCCTGGGAAAGGTTGGGAAGGCTGAGGAGGAGGTTGGCACCGGGGGTGAAGGGAAATCCGGCGGAGGAGGCTGCGGAAAGGCTCAAGGGAACCCTTCCCTTCATTTATGCCCCAGGCGGGATAGCCGGAGTGGCCCTCAGGCTGAAGACCCAGCTGAACGAGAACAGCAAAGTACCTGCAAAGGTGGAGCTCCTTCCCGAGCTCTGCCACAACGAGATCGTGGGGCTACGTTCTTCCCCCCCTTTTGTGTCCTTCATCCTCCTGAGGAGCGGGGAGGAGAACCGGAGGATGGAGGTGAGGATGGAGTTCCTCAAGGAGCTCCTGAGGGGAAGGAAGGTGGTGGAGTTCAGGGGGGAAGGGAGGGGGAGGCTGGCACGCCTCCTCACCCTGGTCTACTTCGGCGACTTCCTTTCCTTCTACCTCGCGGTGAAGAGGGGGGTGGATCCCACACCCGTCCCGGAAATAGAGGAGCTCAAGAAAAGGCTCTCCTCCCTTTAG
- a CDS encoding tRNA (cytidine(56)-2'-O)-methyltransferase has product MRVVVLRMGHRPFRDQRLTTHVALTARAFGADGMILADWRDPELERRMEELGREWGGSFWVKGGKPWKEAVEEWKKEGGKVVHLTMYGRPLEEILPLVKGRDLLVVVGAEKVPGEMFELADYNVAVGNQPHSEVAALAVFLDRLFDGEELKRDFPGGRRRIVPSERGKRVELL; this is encoded by the coding sequence ATGAGGGTTGTGGTGCTGAGGATGGGCCATCGCCCCTTCAGGGATCAGAGGCTCACCACGCACGTGGCCTTGACCGCTAGGGCCTTCGGGGCTGACGGAATGATCCTCGCCGACTGGAGGGATCCGGAGCTGGAGAGGAGGATGGAGGAGTTGGGGAGGGAATGGGGAGGGAGTTTCTGGGTGAAGGGGGGAAAGCCGTGGAAGGAAGCGGTGGAAGAGTGGAAGAAGGAGGGGGGAAAGGTGGTACACCTGACGATGTACGGCAGGCCCTTGGAAGAAATCCTTCCACTCGTGAAGGGAAGGGACCTGCTGGTGGTCGTGGGGGCGGAGAAGGTTCCGGGGGAGATGTTCGAGCTGGCGGACTACAACGTGGCGGTGGGCAACCAGCCCCACTCGGAAGTGGCAGCCCTAGCCGTCTTCCTGGACAGACTCTTCGATGGGGAGGAACTCAAGAGGGACTTCCCGGGGGGAAGGAGGAGGATCGTACCGAGCGAGAGGGGGAAAAGGGTGGAACTCCTCTAA
- a CDS encoding PD-(D/E)XK nuclease family protein: protein MHPLSRYLRALSELSRLRREGGRLRFGLSSVSASDIAAQFYCERKVEFRYTVGRIRTQEMMEGENRHAKLVEKAVRKTPEEILRSALEGKPVWATELFLASSFGGVFVTGKPDALVFEGGRPIRVVEYKFTEARTPAHYHHVQARVYCLLLRSLGMDTSHLKYVIFLLPPSSSPPFDRISKLVLEGGGEEGVFLFEPDWERGRRELIWALQYWKGRREAQPTATKIRCESCEYRERCLPVG from the coding sequence ATGCATCCCCTCTCCCGGTATCTCAGGGCCCTCTCCGAGCTTTCCCGCCTCCGTAGGGAGGGGGGGAGGTTGCGCTTCGGCCTTTCCTCCGTGAGTGCCTCGGATATAGCGGCCCAGTTCTACTGCGAGCGTAAGGTGGAATTCAGGTACACGGTGGGGAGGATCCGGACGCAGGAAATGATGGAGGGGGAAAACAGACATGCCAAGCTGGTGGAAAAGGCGGTACGGAAGACACCCGAGGAAATCCTGCGTTCCGCCCTCGAGGGAAAACCCGTTTGGGCCACGGAACTCTTCTTGGCTTCCAGCTTTGGAGGCGTGTTCGTGACGGGGAAACCCGATGCCCTCGTCTTCGAGGGGGGGAGACCCATCAGGGTGGTGGAGTACAAGTTCACGGAGGCTAGGACTCCAGCCCATTACCATCATGTCCAGGCAAGGGTTTACTGTCTCCTCCTCCGTTCGTTGGGAATGGACACTTCCCATCTGAAGTATGTCATTTTCCTCCTCCCTCCCTCCTCTTCCCCACCCTTCGACAGGATTTCCAAGCTCGTGCTCGAAGGAGGGGGGGAGGAGGGAGTCTTCCTCTTCGAACCGGATTGGGAAAGGGGGAGGAGAGAACTGATATGGGCCTTACAGTATTGGAAGGGGAGGAGGGAGGCCCAGCCCACCGCCACCAAGATCAGGTGTGAATCCTGTGAGTACAGGGAAAGGTGTCTTCCGGTGGGGTAA
- a CDS encoding LysE family transporter, which yields MYALLQLPIGFFVGLSGSLLPGPMLVYVVAKSSVEGAGVGPRVVVGHLLTEALFLSLFLAGLRVFLKPPVHTSLGLLGGSLLLLLGGMSAKRAAGKLGAEGVPLVSLPPLPGGVLFSSLLNPSVPLWWVTVGFSTLLEAFSLSSYPGVVLWLVGHGLSDLSWFSLVSRLASRGRRIVGTRAHRILLASCGAFLLLFGSFLLLKYLPELIY from the coding sequence ATGTATGCCCTTCTCCAGCTCCCCATAGGTTTCTTCGTGGGTCTTTCAGGTTCCCTCCTTCCAGGCCCCATGCTCGTCTACGTGGTGGCCAAGTCTTCCGTGGAGGGAGCGGGGGTGGGACCGAGGGTAGTGGTTGGACATCTCCTCACCGAGGCCCTCTTCCTCTCGCTCTTCCTGGCAGGCCTGAGGGTCTTCCTGAAGCCCCCCGTTCACACCTCTCTCGGTCTTCTCGGAGGGAGCCTCCTCCTTTTGTTGGGAGGGATGAGCGCCAAAAGGGCGGCGGGAAAGCTGGGTGCTGAGGGGGTTCCCCTGGTCTCCCTCCCACCCCTCCCCGGAGGGGTACTCTTCAGTAGCCTCCTGAACCCAAGTGTTCCCCTCTGGTGGGTGACGGTGGGCTTTTCCACCCTCCTCGAGGCCTTTTCCCTCTCCTCCTATCCAGGTGTGGTCCTCTGGCTGGTGGGTCACGGTCTCTCCGACCTCAGCTGGTTTTCCCTGGTTTCCCGCCTGGCCTCCAGGGGAAGGAGGATCGTGGGGACAAGGGCCCACAGGATCCTTCTAGCCTCCTGCGGGGCCTTCCTCCTCCTCTTCGGTTCCTTCCTCCTCCTGAAGTACCTACCAGAGCTGATATACTGA
- a CDS encoding phosphoenolpyruvate carboxykinase (GTP) yields the protein MSKKERLLVKVRERAGERGVEKLEAIPHPEVHEFIAKAVELCDPERIFICDDSPEDLAYIRRMALESGEERPLSTPGHTYHFDGYFDQGRDRQVTKFLVPKGDYLSPRLNQVEREEGLSEILGLLRNSMRGRTMIVRFLTLGPKDSPFTIPCMECTDSWYVAHSVSLLYRRGYDTFLKLGPSAELFKTLHSSGKVDERMISVEHEKKRIYIDYVTNTVYSVNTQYAGNSVGFKKLALRLAIRKAHREGWLAEHFMIIGVKGPGGRKTYLAGAFPSACGKTSTAMLPDETILADDIAYVRNLNGSCRAVNIEAGILGILQDVNPRDDPLIYQVLTSPGEIIFSNVLVKDGKPYWLGMGCELPKEGINFYGEWREGVVGPDGKPVPPAHPNARYTVSLTSLPNCDPELENPLGVELGGIMFGGRDYRAFVPVQQGFNWEHGIILYGAGLETETTFAIVEEPKFEINVMSIQDFLSIPLGDYIRNYLEFGRKLKKVPLVFGVNYFLRHPKTGEYLNHRLDKHVWVKWMERRIHGEMGALVSPTGLIPKHEDLVELFREIRGKEYTWEEYEQQFSIRVKWLLKKVGRVEEFWRKEEGTPKEVFEVLEETREGLEELKKRFGDPVSPRKLEEE from the coding sequence ATGTCAAAAAAGGAAAGACTGCTCGTAAAGGTGAGAGAAAGGGCAGGAGAAAGGGGAGTGGAAAAGCTCGAAGCCATTCCCCATCCTGAAGTACATGAGTTCATCGCTAAGGCGGTGGAGCTCTGCGACCCAGAAAGGATTTTCATCTGCGACGATTCCCCTGAGGATCTTGCCTATATCAGGCGCATGGCCCTAGAGAGCGGGGAGGAGAGGCCCCTTTCCACTCCTGGTCACACCTACCACTTCGACGGCTACTTCGATCAGGGAAGGGATAGGCAGGTTACGAAATTCCTAGTTCCCAAAGGAGATTATCTCAGTCCACGCCTGAATCAGGTGGAGAGGGAAGAGGGCCTCTCCGAGATCCTAGGACTGCTGAGGAATTCCATGAGGGGAAGGACCATGATCGTGCGCTTTCTCACCTTGGGACCAAAGGACTCCCCCTTCACCATTCCCTGTATGGAGTGCACGGATTCATGGTACGTGGCCCATTCCGTCAGCCTCCTCTACCGCAGGGGCTATGATACCTTCCTGAAGCTCGGTCCCAGTGCCGAGCTCTTCAAGACCCTACACTCCTCCGGAAAAGTGGATGAGCGGATGATAAGCGTGGAACACGAGAAGAAGAGGATTTACATCGACTACGTCACCAACACCGTTTACAGCGTGAACACGCAGTACGCGGGGAACTCGGTGGGGTTCAAGAAGCTCGCCCTCAGGCTAGCCATAAGGAAGGCCCACAGGGAGGGCTGGTTGGCGGAACATTTCATGATCATAGGGGTTAAGGGACCTGGAGGAAGAAAGACCTATTTGGCCGGAGCCTTCCCCAGTGCCTGCGGGAAGACTTCCACCGCCATGCTCCCCGACGAAACCATTCTCGCCGACGATATAGCCTATGTCAGGAACTTGAATGGAAGTTGCAGGGCCGTAAACATTGAAGCGGGAATCCTAGGAATCTTGCAGGACGTCAACCCCCGGGACGATCCCCTCATCTATCAAGTCCTCACCAGTCCTGGGGAAATCATCTTCTCCAACGTGTTGGTGAAGGACGGGAAGCCCTACTGGCTGGGAATGGGGTGTGAACTTCCCAAGGAGGGGATCAACTTCTACGGAGAATGGAGGGAGGGGGTGGTGGGACCCGATGGGAAACCCGTTCCCCCTGCCCATCCCAATGCCAGATATACCGTGAGCCTGACTTCCCTCCCCAACTGCGATCCCGAGCTGGAGAATCCTTTGGGGGTGGAGTTGGGAGGAATCATGTTCGGGGGAAGGGACTACAGGGCTTTCGTCCCGGTACAACAGGGTTTCAACTGGGAACACGGCATCATCCTGTACGGGGCAGGACTGGAGACGGAAACCACCTTCGCCATCGTGGAGGAACCCAAGTTCGAGATCAACGTGATGAGCATACAGGATTTCCTCTCCATTCCCCTGGGAGACTACATCCGAAACTATCTGGAGTTCGGAAGGAAGCTGAAAAAGGTTCCTTTGGTCTTCGGGGTGAACTACTTCCTGCGCCATCCCAAAACGGGAGAGTACCTGAACCACAGGCTGGACAAGCACGTGTGGGTGAAGTGGATGGAGAGGAGGATCCACGGAGAGATGGGTGCGTTGGTTTCCCCCACGGGTCTCATCCCTAAGCATGAGGACCTCGTGGAGCTTTTCAGGGAGATCAGGGGGAAGGAATATACATGGGAGGAATACGAACAGCAGTTCTCCATCAGGGTGAAGTGGCTCCTGAAGAAGGTTGGAAGGGTAGAGGAGTTCTGGAGGAAGGAAGAAGGCACGCCCAAGGAAGTCTTCGAGGTGCTTGAGGAGACGCGTGAGGGGCTGGAGGAGCTCAAGAAGAGATTTGGGGACCCAGTATCTCCGAGGAAATTGGAGGAGGAATGA
- a CDS encoding adenosine deaminase produces the protein MSERAFVEGLPKAELHLHLEGTLEPELMFELAGKRRVELGYRSVEEVRRAYRFRNLQDFLNLYYKGVEVLREEEDFRELTLSYLKKARSQTVLHAEVFFDPQAHTRRGIRFEKVVEGIHSALREAEKMGMTTRLIMCFLRDLPEEEAVKTLEEALPYKEWIIGVGLDSAEVGHPPSKFKRVFERAREEGFLLVAHAGEEGPPEYVWEALELGVARIDHGNRAMEDPELVRELAKKGIPLTLCPLSNLRLGVVKDLREYPLKEMMEKGLKVTLNSDDPAYFGGYVNENYLAVQEALGLGRKELVGLARNSFEASFLERREKERRLKELGEYAKEWTFTDGGQSF, from the coding sequence ATGTCCGAGAGGGCCTTCGTGGAAGGTTTACCCAAAGCGGAGCTCCACCTGCACCTCGAGGGTACGCTGGAACCGGAGCTCATGTTCGAACTGGCAGGGAAGAGAAGGGTGGAACTGGGATATCGCTCGGTGGAAGAGGTGAGGAGGGCCTACAGATTCAGGAACCTCCAGGATTTCCTCAACCTTTACTACAAGGGGGTGGAGGTGCTGAGGGAGGAGGAAGATTTTCGGGAACTCACGCTTTCCTACCTCAAGAAGGCGCGCTCCCAGACCGTCCTGCATGCCGAAGTCTTCTTCGATCCCCAGGCCCACACACGTAGGGGGATAAGGTTCGAGAAGGTGGTGGAAGGAATCCATTCGGCCCTGAGGGAGGCGGAGAAAATGGGAATGACAACCAGACTCATCATGTGCTTCTTGAGGGACTTACCCGAAGAGGAGGCGGTCAAGACGTTGGAGGAGGCCCTTCCTTACAAGGAGTGGATCATAGGAGTGGGGCTGGATTCGGCCGAAGTGGGTCATCCACCCTCCAAATTCAAGAGGGTTTTTGAAAGGGCCAGGGAAGAGGGATTCCTGCTCGTGGCCCATGCGGGGGAGGAGGGGCCCCCCGAATACGTATGGGAAGCCCTCGAACTCGGTGTGGCCAGAATCGACCACGGAAACAGGGCGATGGAGGATCCGGAATTGGTGAGGGAACTGGCCAAGAAAGGGATCCCCCTCACCCTCTGTCCCCTCTCCAACCTCAGGCTGGGGGTGGTGAAGGACTTGAGGGAGTATCCCCTCAAGGAGATGATGGAAAAGGGGCTGAAGGTAACGTTGAACTCCGACGATCCAGCTTACTTCGGAGGATACGTGAACGAAAACTACCTAGCCGTACAGGAAGCGCTAGGATTGGGGAGGAAGGAACTCGTTGGGCTCGCCCGGAACTCCTTCGAGGCCTCCTTCCTGGAAAGGAGGGAGAAGGAGAGAAGGCTGAAGGAATTGGGGGAATACGCGAAGGAATGGACCTTTACAGACGGAGGACAAAGTTTTTAA
- the cca gene encoding CCA tRNA nucleotidyltransferase, translated as MELYKKILEKIEPTQEERKKAMNLSNSLLSSLSEELLRRGIEAEVRVEGSFAKDTWLRGENDLDLFVLLPPSFPDEKLREVVEVAKTLKGKKRERYAEHPYLEIQMKGYRVEVVPCFKVEDPSQLRSSVDRTPFHTEYVKRRLSEDLKREIRLLKRFMMGIGCYGAELRVGGFSGYLCELLILHAQSFEGLIREARGWKPGQVVDLEGFYPDPSKLRLFFPEQPLIVVDPVDKSRNVAAAVSFQKFSTFVLACRDFLRKPSERFFFPRPPRVLGKGELRKLMERRGTEIFCVTFRTPRVVEDVLFPQLRKAERALTFTLGERGFQVLGSEVWSGKRFSAILLEVFPPSLPALEVRRGPPPSAPEEDFLRKYLGRKGTWAGPYVDMEGRLVFEVERKKREAKKVLEETVKRGEGLGKHVGEALSKSFRIYRGRETLGLGEDFLSFLSEYLTKCLPWYR; from the coding sequence ATGGAACTTTACAAAAAGATTCTGGAGAAGATCGAACCCACGCAGGAGGAGAGGAAGAAAGCGATGAACCTCTCCAATAGCCTCCTCTCCTCCCTCTCCGAGGAACTCCTCCGGAGGGGGATAGAAGCCGAAGTGAGGGTAGAAGGATCCTTTGCCAAGGATACTTGGCTTAGAGGGGAGAACGATTTGGACCTTTTTGTCCTTCTTCCACCCTCTTTCCCCGACGAGAAGTTGAGGGAAGTGGTGGAAGTGGCCAAAACGCTGAAGGGAAAGAAAAGGGAGAGATATGCCGAGCATCCCTACTTGGAAATCCAGATGAAGGGATACAGGGTTGAAGTGGTGCCCTGTTTCAAGGTAGAGGATCCCTCCCAGCTACGCTCTTCGGTGGATCGAACACCCTTCCATACGGAATATGTAAAGAGGAGGCTGAGCGAGGATCTCAAGAGGGAAATCAGGCTCCTCAAGAGGTTCATGATGGGGATAGGATGCTATGGAGCAGAGTTGAGGGTTGGGGGTTTCTCCGGTTACCTGTGCGAACTTCTGATCCTCCATGCCCAGTCCTTCGAGGGACTGATAAGGGAAGCCAGGGGGTGGAAACCTGGACAAGTGGTGGATCTGGAGGGTTTCTATCCGGATCCCTCGAAACTCAGGCTGTTCTTTCCCGAACAGCCTCTGATAGTGGTGGACCCGGTGGACAAGAGCAGGAACGTGGCGGCTGCCGTTTCCTTTCAGAAGTTCTCCACCTTCGTTCTGGCTTGCCGTGACTTCCTGAGGAAACCTTCCGAACGCTTCTTCTTCCCCAGACCTCCGAGAGTGCTCGGTAAGGGTGAGCTCCGGAAGCTCATGGAGAGGAGGGGAACGGAGATTTTCTGCGTGACCTTCAGGACCCCCCGCGTGGTGGAGGATGTGCTCTTCCCCCAGCTCAGGAAAGCGGAAAGGGCCCTGACCTTCACGTTGGGTGAAAGGGGCTTCCAAGTGCTGGGCAGCGAAGTATGGTCGGGGAAGCGCTTTTCCGCCATCCTCCTCGAGGTCTTTCCTCCTTCCCTCCCCGCGCTGGAAGTGAGGAGGGGACCTCCCCCCTCTGCCCCGGAAGAGGACTTCCTAAGGAAGTATTTGGGGAGGAAGGGGACCTGGGCCGGTCCCTACGTGGACATGGAAGGGAGACTGGTGTTCGAGGTAGAGAGGAAAAAGAGGGAAGCAAAAAAGGTGCTGGAAGAAACCGTGAAAAGGGGTGAAGGGTTGGGAAAACATGTGGGGGAAGCCCTTTCTAAGAGTTTCAGGATCTACCGCGGAAGGGAGACCTTGGGACTTGGGGAAGACTTCCTTTCCTTCCTCTCCGAATACCTGACCAAATGCCTTCCGTGGTATAGGTAG
- a CDS encoding universal stress protein — translation MFKRLLLCLTEATPKEVVEVALKLSSPDTEVHLLHVVRLLTELGKKQAEEGFAWVKELFEKEGKKTEFHVVEATEVGKAIISFAKEKNCDVIVLGTIPRKGVLGYFTESVSDYVVKNSPCVAVLVRKPGQPV, via the coding sequence ATGTTCAAGCGTCTCCTCCTTTGTTTGACCGAGGCTACCCCCAAGGAAGTGGTAGAGGTAGCCCTGAAACTCAGTTCCCCGGATACGGAAGTCCACCTCCTCCATGTGGTACGTCTCCTCACCGAGTTGGGAAAGAAGCAGGCGGAAGAGGGCTTCGCATGGGTAAAGGAGCTCTTCGAGAAAGAAGGGAAGAAGACCGAATTCCATGTGGTGGAGGCCACGGAGGTGGGAAAGGCCATCATCTCCTTTGCTAAAGAGAAAAATTGTGACGTGATCGTGCTAGGGACCATTCCGAGAAAGGGAGTGTTGGGCTACTTCACGGAGAGTGTTTCCGATTACGTGGTCAAAAATTCACCCTGTGTAGCCGTGCTCGTCAGGAAGCCCGGTCAACCCGTGTAG
- a CDS encoding ArsB/NhaD family transporter, giving the protein MVGLSVPSPVPLFIFVFTVFLIFRHPLFRIPFTSKYFHIDYGWAPLLGVLFLLFTGYADVDTIVGGVVGRNGFHPYSILLLILSLSYLCVSLDYRGFFEYLSLHITRFSKGSGRRLFFLFFLLTSFLTLFTDNDIVILTMTLIIFYMTKKSGADPLPFLFCQFFTVNTLGMALYIGNPTNIIAADSMGLSFLEFAKWMFLPSLVGAFVGFGFLYVLFRRRIPEKVELLDIEPSSVLRKGKGVWVGVAGLAGAILFMSLPADLRKVPMWVGVASMALLLLIFDFFTYGKKVPPLLRLPWKLVPFLVGLFIQMEALSACGWTDLLAPVFSSLGGLLPTLFLLTLFSSLLAGVMNNHPMTLFIVRTFQSPEFSPQGDLKLASTLGLIAGSNLGANLFLTGALAGLMWAKLLSDKGYSVTFSQFSKYGFALTLPVMGVISLLLWIELLL; this is encoded by the coding sequence GTGGTAGGGCTGAGCGTTCCTTCCCCCGTTCCCCTGTTCATCTTTGTTTTCACCGTTTTCCTCATCTTTAGGCATCCCCTCTTCAGGATTCCCTTCACCTCGAAGTACTTTCACATAGACTACGGATGGGCGCCCCTTCTAGGAGTTCTCTTTCTCCTTTTCACTGGGTATGCGGATGTGGATACGATCGTGGGAGGAGTCGTGGGAAGGAATGGTTTTCATCCCTATTCCATCCTCCTCTTGATCCTTTCCCTCTCCTATCTCTGCGTTTCCCTGGACTATCGTGGATTTTTCGAGTATCTCTCCCTCCACATCACCCGCTTCTCGAAGGGATCCGGTAGGAGACTTTTTTTTCTCTTCTTTCTCCTCACTTCCTTCCTCACCCTTTTTACGGACAACGATATCGTGATCCTCACCATGACCCTCATCATTTTTTACATGACGAAAAAGAGTGGAGCGGATCCCCTTCCCTTCCTCTTCTGTCAGTTCTTCACCGTGAACACGCTTGGAATGGCCCTCTACATAGGCAATCCCACCAACATCATCGCCGCCGATTCCATGGGACTTTCTTTTTTGGAATTCGCTAAGTGGATGTTTCTTCCCTCCTTGGTGGGAGCCTTCGTCGGGTTTGGATTCCTCTACGTCCTTTTCCGCCGCAGGATACCGGAGAAAGTGGAACTCCTCGATATAGAACCGAGTTCGGTGTTGAGGAAGGGAAAGGGTGTTTGGGTGGGGGTGGCAGGCTTGGCGGGTGCCATCCTTTTCATGTCCCTTCCTGCAGACCTCAGGAAGGTTCCCATGTGGGTGGGTGTGGCCTCGATGGCCCTCCTCCTCCTGATCTTCGATTTCTTTACCTACGGAAAAAAAGTCCCACCCCTCCTTAGGCTCCCTTGGAAACTGGTCCCCTTCTTGGTGGGCCTTTTCATCCAGATGGAAGCCCTTTCCGCCTGTGGTTGGACGGATCTCCTGGCACCAGTCTTTTCTTCGTTGGGCGGTCTCCTTCCCACCCTCTTCCTCCTCACTCTCTTTTCCTCGCTATTGGCAGGAGTGATGAACAATCATCCCATGACCCTTTTCATCGTTAGAACCTTTCAAAGCCCAGAATTTTCCCCGCAGGGTGATCTCAAGCTGGCATCCACGCTCGGACTGATTGCCGGGAGCAACTTGGGAGCTAACCTCTTCCTCACAGGGGCCTTGGCGGGACTCATGTGGGCCAAGCTCCTTTCCGACAAGGGCTATTCCGTGACCTTCTCCCAGTTCAGCAAGTATGGGTTTGCCCTGACCCTTCCCGTGATGGGTGTGATTTCCCTACTGCTCTGGATAGAACTCCTCTTGTGA